A stretch of Planococcus citri chromosome 5, ihPlaCitr1.1, whole genome shotgun sequence DNA encodes these proteins:
- the LOC135848184 gene encoding uncharacterized protein LOC135848184 isoform X4: protein MSKKLVELGEYVLLKESPCEENDFQSPSTTVHKSWIDPKENSFYWPPGSTVVISNLMANHTPPEPGWAKIPYSKILFHNDRLGTVKKQYADRVGGLVESDGSSDPQKDQPEKKENSSHSRKRKSPFKNSLPSSRGKLMTANCLLPPKLSAKKMTKLSKSTASKNGTFISSKKNRPTVQSATRNLMNLLDDTPTQATSTSEPQTRNSVHDLYDDTHMQGTTSESQKQNSMHGVLNDTPIRSSTRISEYLNDEKSVTKAIRDARHALHGTPFQPEDFLITGPQYENHSLDRTPNYQSENGYANDYNEEQGNNSNIVPKDVDATPETVQPHKDDSEQKLKRICNNPISAIQNKLKVGEDPSPTDIGLALVGIHRQNVRTQVLLANLIKIVNSSSDNQQPTIVQPDYGKQFPFTTLQDFEAFNSLLSDSAEKKKFSAYVTAMFSNLNKNNAQSTVYDTTKALFNDFIFEHHQWSSRKSKNEELLNNRLLVFKTTTFAECFFDSIKTFFPEPVYPIIQVVNSITNNAQKDNVYVTKKNYHGEMMYKAWKSRDQVRRRYHGKKV, encoded by the exons ATGTCAAAGAAATTGGTCGAATTGGGGGAGTACGTCTTATTGAAGGAATCGCCCTGCGAAGAAAACGATTTCCAATCACCTTCAACCACTGTTCATAAGTCCTGGATTGATCCTAAAGAAAACTCGTTCTATTGGCCCCCTGGATCTACTGTTGTAATATCGAATTTGATGGCAAACCACACACCGCCAGAACCAGGTTGGGCAAAGATCCcctattccaaaattttattccacAATG atCGCCTTGGTACAGTAAAAAAGCAATACGCAGATCGTGTTGGAGGTCTTGTTGAATCGGATGGGAGCTCTGATCCGCAAAAAGATCAACCAGAGAAAAAGGAGAACAGTAGTCATTCAAGGAAGAGAAAATcaccattcaaaaattcattgccAAG CAGCAGAGGAAAACTGATGACCGCAAACTGCCTTCTACCTCCCAAGTTATCCGCAAAAAAGATGACCAAATTATCCAAATCTACAGCTTCAAAAAATGGTACATTTATCAGTTCAAAGAAGAATAGGCCTACTGTGCAGTCAGCGAC acgGAATTTAATGAATTTACTTGATGATACGCCTACTCAGGCTACGAGTACTTCAGAGCCTCAAAC acggAATTCAGTGCACGATTTATATGATGATACGCATATGCAGGGTACCACTTCAGAGTCTCAAAA gcAGAATTCGATGCACGGTGTACTCAATGATACGCCTATTCGGAgtagtactcgtatttcagaATATCTAAA TGATGAAAAATCAGTAACCAAGGCAATTAGGGATGCAAGACATGCACTCCATGGCACACCTTTCCAACCAGAAGATTTCTTAATTACTGGACCACAGTATGAAAACCATTCTTTGGATCGAACACCAAATTATCAATCTGAGAATGGCTATGCAAATGACTACAACGAGGAGCAAGG GAACAATTCAAATATAGTACCAAAGGACGTTGATGCCACTCCTGAAACTGTGCAGCCGCATAAGGATGATagtgaacaaaaattaaaaagaatatGCAATAACCCGATATCCGcaattcaaaataagttgaa AGTCGGAGAAGATCCCTCCCCAACAGATATAGGACTGGCCCTTGTTGGTATCCATAGGCAGAACG TGCGAACTCAAGTACTGTTGGCAAATCTTATAAAAATAGTAAACTCATCATCAGATAACCAACAGCCCACCATAGTTCAACCGGACTATGGAAAACAATTTCCTTTCACCACTCTGCAAGATTTTGAAGCGTTTAACTCTTTACTGTCGGATTCtgctgagaagaaaaaattt AGCGCCTATGTGACAGCCATGTTTTccaacttgaataaaaataatgccCAATCGACTGTATACGATACGACAAAGGCactgttcaatgattttattttcgaacATCATCAATGGTCTTCAAGGaagtccaaaaatgaagaaCTTCTAAACAACAGATTATTAGTCTTCAAAACCACAACATTTGCTGAATGTTTCTTTG ATTCCATCAAGACTTTCTTTCCAGAACCTGTGTATCCCATAATACAAGTTGTGAATTCCATAACGAACAATGCCCAAAAAGACAATGTGTATGTCACTAAAAAAAACTACCATGGGGAGATGATGTACAAGGCATGGAAAAGCCGCGATCAGGTCAGGAGAAGATATCATGGAAAGAAAGTATAA
- the LOC135848184 gene encoding uncharacterized protein LOC135848184 isoform X3, with protein MSKKLVELGEYVLLKESPCEENDFQSPSTTVHKSWIDPKENSFYWPPGSTVVISNLMANHTPPEPGWAKIPYSKILFHNDRLGTVKKQYADRVGGLVESDGSSDPQKDQPEKKENSSHSRKRKSPFKNSLPSRGKLMTANCLLPPKLSAKKMTKLSKSTASKNGTFISSKKNRPTVQSATRNLMNLLDDTPTQATSTSEPQTRNSVHDLYDDTHMQGTTSESQKQNSMHGVLNDTPIRSSTRISEYLNDEKSVTKAIRDARHALHGTPFQPEDFLITGPQYENHSLDRTPNYQSENGYANDYNEEQGFHALENSIENLDKQNNSNIVPKDVDATPETVQPHKDDSEQKLKRICNNPISAIQNKLKVGEDPSPTDIGLALVGIHRQNVRTQVLLANLIKIVNSSSDNQQPTIVQPDYGKQFPFTTLQDFEAFNSLLSDSAEKKKFSAYVTAMFSNLNKNNAQSTVYDTTKALFNDFIFEHHQWSSRKSKNEELLNNRLLVFKTTTFAECFFDSIKTFFPEPVYPIIQVVNSITNNAQKDNVYVTKKNYHGEMMYKAWKSRDQVRRRYHGKKV; from the exons ATGTCAAAGAAATTGGTCGAATTGGGGGAGTACGTCTTATTGAAGGAATCGCCCTGCGAAGAAAACGATTTCCAATCACCTTCAACCACTGTTCATAAGTCCTGGATTGATCCTAAAGAAAACTCGTTCTATTGGCCCCCTGGATCTACTGTTGTAATATCGAATTTGATGGCAAACCACACACCGCCAGAACCAGGTTGGGCAAAGATCCcctattccaaaattttattccacAATG atCGCCTTGGTACAGTAAAAAAGCAATACGCAGATCGTGTTGGAGGTCTTGTTGAATCGGATGGGAGCTCTGATCCGCAAAAAGATCAACCAGAGAAAAAGGAGAACAGTAGTCATTCAAGGAAGAGAAAATcaccattcaaaaattcattgccAAG CAGAGGAAAACTGATGACCGCAAACTGCCTTCTACCTCCCAAGTTATCCGCAAAAAAGATGACCAAATTATCCAAATCTACAGCTTCAAAAAATGGTACATTTATCAGTTCAAAGAAGAATAGGCCTACTGTGCAGTCAGCGAC acgGAATTTAATGAATTTACTTGATGATACGCCTACTCAGGCTACGAGTACTTCAGAGCCTCAAAC acggAATTCAGTGCACGATTTATATGATGATACGCATATGCAGGGTACCACTTCAGAGTCTCAAAA gcAGAATTCGATGCACGGTGTACTCAATGATACGCCTATTCGGAgtagtactcgtatttcagaATATCTAAA TGATGAAAAATCAGTAACCAAGGCAATTAGGGATGCAAGACATGCACTCCATGGCACACCTTTCCAACCAGAAGATTTCTTAATTACTGGACCACAGTATGAAAACCATTCTTTGGATCGAACACCAAATTATCAATCTGAGAATGGCTATGCAAATGACTACAACGAGGAGCAAGG CTTTCATGcacttgaaaattcaatcgaGAATCTGGACAAACA GAACAATTCAAATATAGTACCAAAGGACGTTGATGCCACTCCTGAAACTGTGCAGCCGCATAAGGATGATagtgaacaaaaattaaaaagaatatGCAATAACCCGATATCCGcaattcaaaataagttgaa AGTCGGAGAAGATCCCTCCCCAACAGATATAGGACTGGCCCTTGTTGGTATCCATAGGCAGAACG TGCGAACTCAAGTACTGTTGGCAAATCTTATAAAAATAGTAAACTCATCATCAGATAACCAACAGCCCACCATAGTTCAACCGGACTATGGAAAACAATTTCCTTTCACCACTCTGCAAGATTTTGAAGCGTTTAACTCTTTACTGTCGGATTCtgctgagaagaaaaaattt AGCGCCTATGTGACAGCCATGTTTTccaacttgaataaaaataatgccCAATCGACTGTATACGATACGACAAAGGCactgttcaatgattttattttcgaacATCATCAATGGTCTTCAAGGaagtccaaaaatgaagaaCTTCTAAACAACAGATTATTAGTCTTCAAAACCACAACATTTGCTGAATGTTTCTTTG ATTCCATCAAGACTTTCTTTCCAGAACCTGTGTATCCCATAATACAAGTTGTGAATTCCATAACGAACAATGCCCAAAAAGACAATGTGTATGTCACTAAAAAAAACTACCATGGGGAGATGATGTACAAGGCATGGAAAAGCCGCGATCAGGTCAGGAGAAGATATCATGGAAAGAAAGTATAA
- the LOC135848187 gene encoding myrosinase 1-like produces MSSAFPKDFLFATATSAYQVEGAWNEDGKGENMWDRLIHSKPDKIKNQDTADVACDSYHLYKEDVKLVKDAGFDIYRFSISWTRILPNGEITSINQKGINYYHNLIDELLKNDIQPMVTMYHWDLPQKLQDIGGWVNPLIVDYMEDYADLLFQLYGDKVKWWITINEPFRVGEGYEKDRWAPAINSESSKMYNVMHNTLRAHGRIFRLYDEKYRSKQNGKLSLCVDSHHYEGKTKSKEDIDAANRAYQFQLDIFTHPIYSKEGGYPKIVREMVDEISRREGRKRSKLPTFTEDEIQSLKGANDFFSFNHYSTKLCTTKYLPNSNELLRPTGIFYDDMNVKHSDDPQWPSSKLFWLKVVPYGLREILRYIKNTCNNPPVFIAENGYCDDGELDDKERVFYYREYLKEVLNAMNNYQCDVIGYTAFSLLDNFEWSSGYDPKFGIVHVDFNDEKRKRTPKSSYNFLKRLIKNRTIPADQ; encoded by the exons ATGTCTTCTGCGTTTCCTAAAGATTTTTTATTCGCGACAGCTACCTCAGCATATCAAGTTGAAGGAGCATGGAATGAAGATG GAAAAGGAGAAAATATGTGGGATCGACTAATTCATTCAAAACCTGACAAGATCAAGAATCAGGATACTGCAGATGTCGCCTGTGACTCTTATCATCTCTACAAAGAAGATGTCAAGTTGGTGAAAGATGCTGGG TTTGATATCTACCGATTTTCCATAAGTTGGACTCGCATACTACCAAATGGGGAGATTACTTCGATCAATCAAAAAGGAATTAATTATTACCACAATCTAATAGAtgaactgttgaaaaatgaCATTCAGCCGATG GTAACCATGTATCATTGGGATTTACCTCAAAAATTGCAAGACATCGGAGGTTGGGTCAACCCATTGATCGTCGATTACATGGAAGATTATGCTGatttactttttcaactttacgGGGATAAA GTGAAATGGTGGATCACCATAAATGAACCATTTCGAGTAGGAGAAGGTTATGAAAAAGACAGATGGGCACCTGCAATAAATTCAGAATCGTCGAAAATGTATAACGTGATGCATAACACTTTGAGAGCACATGGCAGAATATTTCGATTAtacgatgaaaaatatcgttccAAACAAAATG GAAAACTGAGCCTTTGTGTGGACAGCCATCATTATGAGGGGAAAACAAAGTCTAAAGAAGATATTGACGCAGCAAACAGAGCATATCAATTTCAG cTAGATATATTCACTCACCCAATCTACAGCAAAGAAGGTGGGTATCCGAAAATTGTACGCGAGATGGTTGATGAAATAAGTAGAAGAGAGGGTCGAAAACGATCTAAATTACCGACATTCacagaagatgaaattcaatcattgaaag GAGCGAatgattttttctctttcaatcaTTATTCGACGAAATTATGCACAACCAAATATTTACCTAATAGTAATGAACTACTTAGACCTACTGGAATATTTTATGATGATATGAATGTGAAACACTCAGATGACCCACAATGGCCCTCGAGTAAACTTTTTTGGCTGAAG GTGGTTCCTTACGGATTACGAGAAATACTTAGATATATCAAAAATACTTGTAACAATCCTCCAGTATTCATCGCCGAAAATGGATATTGCGATGATGGCGAGTTGGATGATAAGGAAAGAGTTTTCTATTATAGA GAGTATTTGAAGGAAGTCTTGAATGCGATGAATAACTACCAATGTGACGTTATAGGATACACAGCATTTTCTCTTTTGGATAATTTCGAATGGTCGTCAGGATATGA CCCGAAGTTTGGTATCGTACATGTGGATTTCAACGACGAAAAAAGGAAACGAACGCCGAAATCAagctataattttttaaaacgtctgATTAAAAATAGAACGATACCAGCTGATCAATGA
- the LOC135848184 gene encoding uncharacterized protein LOC135848184 isoform X1, with translation MYTIQTDDGKTIRVGKTKFYQWLNSQCDAEIIQDEFDVEMDYEMESQLEVATVDKPGGHSQSTPQSNQLSVLPNVCHLSSPMGHQCDEDACSTVFFPDDNDGDDYDHNDYSTDHLRQFSELGLEQNKIGNRQLFRIFVEFNLSRSCINKILNVLRNYTDPSHIHQLPADFRTAVGKYPNFKEIGSKLEIENKNACEQGSNGEDENLDDELELEIGNSDKNLKNDDNFIYFGLKKSLETGVAKFDEAENNLGLSINIDGVPVFKNSTKQFWPILGKFGKNPVFTIALWYGSSKPLDMNDFLKDFVAEMNSLVENGVLINGKKYSVYLKSGHFDSPARCAVLNAPGFNSYSGCHKCTVAGTHINHRMCFLGINAEPRTTEQFSDVYRHKKKVNSSELLKIKNFDVVKNVLLDSLHVVDLGVMKKLITKFWIPKLRPTDKQRLSGILASLPQYCPKEFQRKPRTLRHLANFNGKDYRMFVLYTAPLVMKDFLYDSEYCHFLYLHVAIRTLNDEPQIKSNSRVAWAKQLLESFVKDFPTIYGEEHTSYNVHALPHMTDDVKTTSKTLIEFSSYAFESYLGFLCKLVKSGRLPAKQVARRIHESHVFEVGRESNLTIKGLNKRIKDGVLEKVPQELQYGYEHYHSYRTFDSERKADRFCEIRGKRKIEYFSKHCISEEKYVCGVYLPPGKAFFDVPCKSTEVHEFVTQYPKDCEKICFTEVENITGKYFHMPVGLNQYLFSKLLHKYC, from the exons ATGTATACAATTCAAACTGACGATGGTAAAACTATTCGTGTtggtaaaacaaaattttatcagtggTTGAATTCTCAATGTGATGCAGAAATT ATACAAGATGAATTTGATGTTGAAATGGATTATGAAATGGAGTCTCAACTTGAGGTCGCAACAGTTGATAAACCAGGTGGTCATTCTCAATCAACGCCTCAATCTAATCAACTTTCAGTTTTACCCAATGTCTGTCATTTATCATCTCCAATGGGTCATCAGTGTGATGAAGATGCATGTTCAACTGTATTCTTTCCTGATGATAATGATGGCGATGATTATGATCATAATGATTACTCCACTGATCATTTACGCCAGTTTTCTGAACTGG gGTTGGAGCAGAATAAAATCGGTAATCGTCAGCTGTTTAGGATTTTTGTAGAATTCAATTTGTCCAGAAGTTGCATAAATAAAATCCTGAATGTTCTCAGAAATTATACAGACCCTTCTCATATTCATCAGCTTCCAGCTGATTTTCGTACAGCTGTCGGGAAATACCCAAATTTTAAAGAGATTGGCTCAAaactggaaattgaaaataaaaatgcttGTGAGCAGGGAAGCAATGGTGAAGATGAAAATCTTGATGAtgaacttgaacttgaaattgGTAATTCAgataaaaacctcaaaaatgatgataatttcaTTTACTTTGGGTTAAAAAAGTCTTTGGAAACTGGCGTTGCTAAATTTGACGAAGCAGAGAATAATCTTGGCCTCTCTATTAATATTGATGGTGTTCCTGTCTTCAAGAATTCAACCAAACAGTTTTGGcccattttggggaaatttggAAAGAATCCGGTATTTACCATTGCATTGTGGTATGGAAGTAGTAAACCACTAGACATGAACGATTTTCTAAAAGATTTTGTGGCAGAGATGAATAGTTTGGTTGAAAATGGCGTCCTTATAAATGGAAAGAAATACTCAGTTTATTTAAAAAGTGGACATTTCGATAGTCCTGCGCGATGTGCAGTTTTGAATGCACCAGGATTCAATTCCTATTCCGGATGTCATAAGTGCACTGTTGCAGGCACTCACATCAACCATAGAATGTGTTTCCTGGGCATTAACGCAGAACCCAGAACTACTGAACAGTTTTCTGACGTCTATCggcataaaaaaaaagtaaatagttctgaattattgaaaatcaagaACTTCGACGTGGTGAAAAATGTTCTTCTAGACTCTCTACATGTAGTTGATTTAGGCGTGATGAAGAAATTGatcacaaaattttggattccaaAACTACGCCCAACAGATAAACAACGTCTATCCGGTATACTAGCATCACTTCCTCAGTACTGTCCGAAGGAGTTTCAAAGAAAGCCACGGACTTTACGACATCTTGCAAATTTCAATGGAAAAGATTATAGAATGTTTGTATTGTACACTGCTCCTCTGGTGATGAAAGATTTTCTTTATGATTCTGAGTACTGTCACTTCTTATATTTGCACGTTGCAATTCGGACGTTGAATGATGAACCACAGATTAAAAGTAATTCTCGTGTTGCTTGGGCTAAACAATTACTGGAATCTTTTGTAAAAGATTTCCCGACGATTTATGGAGAAGAACACACCTCATACAACGTGCATGCTCTGCCACATATGACGGATGACGTAAAAACAACGTCAAAAACGTTGATAGAATTTTCCTCGTATGCATTTGAAAGCTACTTGGGTTTCTTGTGCAAATTGGTTAAATCTGGACGTCTACCTGCCAAACAAGTTGCAAGACGCATACATGAAAGCCATGTTTTTGAAGTTGGGAGAGAAAGTAACCTCACTATCAAAGGATTAAATAAGCGCATCAAAGACGGAGTTCTTGAAAAAGTGCCACAAGAATTACAATATGGCTATGAACACTACCACAGTTATAGAACTTTTGATAGTGAAAGAAAAGCAGATCGTTTTTGTGAAATAAGGGGTAAAaggaaaattgaatacttttcaaaacattgcatttctgaagaaaaatacGTTTGTGGCGTATACTTGCCACCTGGAAAAGCCTTTTTCGACGTACCATGCAAGTCCACCGAAGTACATGAATTTGTCACACAATATCCCAAAGACtgtgaaaaaatatgctttaCTGAAGTAGAAAATATTACGGGAAAATACTTTCACATGCCTGTAGGCCTCAAccaatatttattttcaaaattgcttcaTAAGTACTGCT GA
- the LOC135848184 gene encoding uncharacterized protein LOC135848184 isoform X2 has product MSKKLVELGEYVLLKESPCEENDFQSPSTTVHKSWIDPKENSFYWPPGSTVVISNLMANHTPPEPGWAKIPYSKILFHNDRLGTVKKQYADRVGGLVESDGSSDPQKDQPEKKENSSHSRKRKSPFKNSLPSSRGKLMTANCLLPPKLSAKKMTKLSKSTASKNGTFISSKKNRPTVQSATRNLMNLLDDTPTQATSTSEPQTRNSVHDLYDDTHMQGTTSESQKQNSMHGVLNDTPIRSSTRISEYLNDEKSVTKAIRDARHALHGTPFQPEDFLITGPQYENHSLDRTPNYQSENGYANDYNEEQGFHALENSIENLDKQNNSNIVPKDVDATPETVQPHKDDSEQKLKRICNNPISAIQNKLKVGEDPSPTDIGLALVGIHRQNVRTQVLLANLIKIVNSSSDNQQPTIVQPDYGKQFPFTTLQDFEAFNSLLSDSAEKKKFSAYVTAMFSNLNKNNAQSTVYDTTKALFNDFIFEHHQWSSRKSKNEELLNNRLLVFKTTTFAECFFDSIKTFFPEPVYPIIQVVNSITNNAQKDNVYVTKKNYHGEMMYKAWKSRDQVRRRYHGKKV; this is encoded by the exons ATGTCAAAGAAATTGGTCGAATTGGGGGAGTACGTCTTATTGAAGGAATCGCCCTGCGAAGAAAACGATTTCCAATCACCTTCAACCACTGTTCATAAGTCCTGGATTGATCCTAAAGAAAACTCGTTCTATTGGCCCCCTGGATCTACTGTTGTAATATCGAATTTGATGGCAAACCACACACCGCCAGAACCAGGTTGGGCAAAGATCCcctattccaaaattttattccacAATG atCGCCTTGGTACAGTAAAAAAGCAATACGCAGATCGTGTTGGAGGTCTTGTTGAATCGGATGGGAGCTCTGATCCGCAAAAAGATCAACCAGAGAAAAAGGAGAACAGTAGTCATTCAAGGAAGAGAAAATcaccattcaaaaattcattgccAAG CAGCAGAGGAAAACTGATGACCGCAAACTGCCTTCTACCTCCCAAGTTATCCGCAAAAAAGATGACCAAATTATCCAAATCTACAGCTTCAAAAAATGGTACATTTATCAGTTCAAAGAAGAATAGGCCTACTGTGCAGTCAGCGAC acgGAATTTAATGAATTTACTTGATGATACGCCTACTCAGGCTACGAGTACTTCAGAGCCTCAAAC acggAATTCAGTGCACGATTTATATGATGATACGCATATGCAGGGTACCACTTCAGAGTCTCAAAA gcAGAATTCGATGCACGGTGTACTCAATGATACGCCTATTCGGAgtagtactcgtatttcagaATATCTAAA TGATGAAAAATCAGTAACCAAGGCAATTAGGGATGCAAGACATGCACTCCATGGCACACCTTTCCAACCAGAAGATTTCTTAATTACTGGACCACAGTATGAAAACCATTCTTTGGATCGAACACCAAATTATCAATCTGAGAATGGCTATGCAAATGACTACAACGAGGAGCAAGG CTTTCATGcacttgaaaattcaatcgaGAATCTGGACAAACA GAACAATTCAAATATAGTACCAAAGGACGTTGATGCCACTCCTGAAACTGTGCAGCCGCATAAGGATGATagtgaacaaaaattaaaaagaatatGCAATAACCCGATATCCGcaattcaaaataagttgaa AGTCGGAGAAGATCCCTCCCCAACAGATATAGGACTGGCCCTTGTTGGTATCCATAGGCAGAACG TGCGAACTCAAGTACTGTTGGCAAATCTTATAAAAATAGTAAACTCATCATCAGATAACCAACAGCCCACCATAGTTCAACCGGACTATGGAAAACAATTTCCTTTCACCACTCTGCAAGATTTTGAAGCGTTTAACTCTTTACTGTCGGATTCtgctgagaagaaaaaattt AGCGCCTATGTGACAGCCATGTTTTccaacttgaataaaaataatgccCAATCGACTGTATACGATACGACAAAGGCactgttcaatgattttattttcgaacATCATCAATGGTCTTCAAGGaagtccaaaaatgaagaaCTTCTAAACAACAGATTATTAGTCTTCAAAACCACAACATTTGCTGAATGTTTCTTTG ATTCCATCAAGACTTTCTTTCCAGAACCTGTGTATCCCATAATACAAGTTGTGAATTCCATAACGAACAATGCCCAAAAAGACAATGTGTATGTCACTAAAAAAAACTACCATGGGGAGATGATGTACAAGGCATGGAAAAGCCGCGATCAGGTCAGGAGAAGATATCATGGAAAGAAAGTATAA